The DNA window ACCTATTTCATCCTCTATATTTATTCCTGCTACATTTATGTTTCCAATTTCTAAAATATAAAACATGTCTACCCCTCCTATTTACTTTTTTATCAGTGTAGACATTTTATTAACAAGAGAACCTTTCTTTTGACAATCTAACAAGACCTTTTTTATCTCTTTATTCTTCCAGATAGTAGTATCACTAACATTTCGGAAATTTTATATACTAAGCGCATTTCGATATAAATATAGCCAAATATCTGTACGTCAAGGAATTTGGCCTATATTATAGATTAACTTTTATTTAATGGTTTTAGATATATGGAATGTGACTTTAGGAAACATATGATTATTTCAACTTTATAACTTTTTTAAGTTAGTTTTACAAACCTAAAATTCAAAACATATTGTTGCTTTATGTTTATAGCGAATTATTTTTGTACTTGAATCACTTAGTTTCTAAAAATTATTGCTAGATCGACTGCATAATTCGTGCGAGTTCTCTTTCTAAAGCAACGGGCTCGTTTGAGTAATTATAAATTCCTAAAAACTTTTCTATAGCCTGTGGATGGGTACTGATTAGCTTGTTGACAGCATTCTGTTGTTCAGATATGCGTTCATTCTTCGAAATTTGGCATCCCATGTGAAACCGAACCATAAACTCGTCTTCTATTGCTTTTTGATATTCTTCAGATATTTGATTTGATTGATCGGATTGTCCCTTATATTTTGAGAGAATGTTGGATAATATACGTGCTCCACATATAGCATCATGGATACCTTGTGCCATGCCAGGATCTTTAAAACAAACTGCATCTCCAACCAACGCCCATCCTTTTCCCATTCCTTTATACCAGTAATTATCATATCCGATAATGCCTTTAACGGATTCTACTAATTCTGCATTTTTCAAACGCGCCCCTATTGTTGTACTCGGAAAGTTATCTGTTAAGAAATTGCGCAGACAGCTTTCCGGATTTAATTTCAACTGTTCTATCAACTCCTTATTTTCTAATGGGAAAATGCCGACAATAACATATAAATTATCATTCGTCGGAAAGAGAATGGCTGTGTTATCTTTTATCTTGTATACTTCAAATTTAGGGACATTATCATGGCGAAATTTAGAGAAGTACCCGAAATAGATGCCGACTTTTGCCGGAATGCTTATTTTGAGTTCACTTTTTACCAGCTTGCGAATAATTGAGGATCGGCCGTCTGCCCCGACTACGAGACGAGCTAAAAATTCTTGTTTCTCGTTGTTACCATCTAAACCTTTCACGCCTATTACTGTTTCGTCATCATGGATGACATCCGTCACACGAAACCCTTCTAAAACGGTTACATTCATTTGAGATTTGGCTTGTTCAAGTAGGATATGATCGAGATAAG is part of the Priestia aryabhattai genome and encodes:
- a CDS encoding NAD(P)/FAD-dependent oxidoreductase, whose product is MNKTYDVLITGAGCAGSTLAICLAKSGFHVLLVDQSTFPRDTLSTHTFFNNTVALLREIGVMDKLLETKAPPVRDIKFQFEDTVIEGLIPEVDGEDSCYCIRRTYLDHILLEQAKSQMNVTVLEGFRVTDVIHDDETVIGVKGLDGNNEKQEFLARLVVGADGRSSIIRKLVKSELKISIPAKVGIYFGYFSKFRHDNVPKFEVYKIKDNTAILFPTNDNLYVIVGIFPLENKELIEQLKLNPESCLRNFLTDNFPSTTIGARLKNAELVESVKGIIGYDNYWYKGMGKGWALVGDAVCFKDPGMAQGIHDAICGARILSNILSKYKGQSDQSNQISEEYQKAIEDEFMVRFHMGCQISKNERISEQQNAVNKLISTHPQAIEKFLGIYNYSNEPVALERELARIMQSI